From the Amycolatopsis thermoflava N1165 genome, one window contains:
- a CDS encoding lipopolysaccharide biosynthesis protein produces MTVDRKTAPGKGMVADGLALSASAAITALAGMIGWVLAARLLPPAAVGDTSAFVSGFLLVAGIAELGLGPAVLRWLPRAGARQPRLLLRTYLAVLAGGVVGSVVFVLVPAGAEVVHRVPAGVAWFLVAGIGWTLFQFQDEVLTGLGLARWVPVENTAFSVARLGLLAGLGPVAGALGLVLSWAVPTLIGVVVVTILIWRSVRRTSPGLAPGVLPGRREIVRLLAPSYPAMVCVVVLYNLVPLIVLHRFGAEANAVFFVVWTAINALDVAATAFVNPLVVRLSAEPGHARSLVTDAGKRLVLVFVPLLAVGAALAWVMLAIFGAEYTAGTDLLRVLLAAQVPRLVVVLGVAVHLAAGRGAGVAVLQAVTAASAVVLALLVPTEFGFGVGMLVAQAVIAAAVLADLRRRVFGARP; encoded by the coding sequence ATGACGGTGGACCGGAAAACCGCCCCGGGCAAGGGCATGGTGGCCGACGGGCTCGCGCTGTCGGCCTCGGCCGCGATCACCGCGCTCGCCGGGATGATCGGCTGGGTGCTGGCCGCGCGGCTGCTGCCGCCCGCCGCGGTCGGCGACACCTCCGCGTTCGTGTCCGGGTTCCTGCTCGTCGCCGGGATCGCCGAACTCGGCCTGGGGCCGGCGGTCCTGCGCTGGCTGCCGCGCGCCGGCGCGCGGCAGCCGCGGCTGCTGCTGCGCACCTACCTCGCGGTCCTGGCCGGCGGCGTGGTCGGCTCGGTCGTGTTCGTGCTCGTGCCCGCCGGGGCCGAGGTGGTGCACCGGGTGCCCGCCGGGGTCGCCTGGTTCCTCGTCGCCGGGATCGGCTGGACCCTGTTCCAGTTCCAGGACGAGGTGCTCACCGGGCTCGGCCTGGCCCGCTGGGTGCCGGTAGAGAACACCGCGTTCTCCGTGGCCCGGCTGGGACTGCTCGCCGGGCTGGGGCCGGTGGCGGGCGCGCTCGGGCTGGTGCTGTCCTGGGCGGTGCCGACGTTGATCGGGGTGGTGGTCGTGACCATCCTGATCTGGCGCTCGGTGCGCCGCACCTCGCCCGGGCTCGCGCCGGGAGTCCTGCCCGGCCGCCGGGAGATCGTGCGGCTGCTCGCGCCGTCGTACCCGGCGATGGTCTGCGTGGTCGTGCTGTACAACCTGGTGCCGCTGATCGTGCTGCACCGCTTCGGCGCCGAGGCCAACGCCGTCTTCTTCGTGGTCTGGACCGCGATCAACGCGCTCGACGTCGCCGCGACCGCGTTCGTGAACCCGCTCGTGGTGCGCCTGTCCGCCGAGCCGGGGCACGCCCGGTCGCTGGTCACCGACGCGGGCAAGCGGCTGGTGCTGGTGTTCGTGCCGCTGCTCGCCGTCGGCGCCGCGCTGGCCTGGGTCATGCTGGCGATCTTCGGTGCGGAGTACACCGCGGGCACCGACCTGCTGCGGGTGCTGCTCGCGGCCCAGGTGCCGCGGCTGGTCGTGGTGCTCGGCGTGGCCGTGCACCTGGCCGCGGGCCGGGGCGCCGGCGTCGCGGTGCTGCAGGCCGTGACTGCCGCCTCCGCCGTCGTGCTCGCCCTGCTGGTGCCGACCGAGTTCGGCTTCGGGGTGGGCATGCTCGTGGCGCAGGCGGTGATCGCCGCCGCGGTGCTGGCCGACCTGCGGCGCCGGGTGTTCGGGGCGCGTCCGTGA
- a CDS encoding YceI family protein — MTASTTEIPGYIAGTWTIDSVHSDVDFVVRHLGVSKVRGRFAEVEGEIVTGADLADSKVTATIKADSIDTKNADRDAHVKGADFLDVEQFPTLKFVSTGVRAEDGEYFIDGELTLHGVTKPVTLTAEVGGFADGMAEGTKVFGISATTEIKRSDFGIGATIPAAVVSDKVKIELNIEAGLQA, encoded by the coding sequence ATGACCGCTTCGACGACCGAGATCCCCGGCTACATCGCGGGCACCTGGACCATCGACTCGGTGCACTCCGACGTCGACTTCGTCGTCCGCCACCTGGGCGTGTCCAAGGTCCGCGGCCGCTTTGCCGAGGTCGAGGGCGAGATCGTGACCGGCGCCGACCTCGCGGACTCGAAGGTGACCGCCACCATCAAGGCCGACAGCATCGACACGAAGAACGCCGACCGCGACGCGCACGTCAAGGGCGCCGACTTCCTGGACGTCGAGCAGTTCCCGACGCTGAAGTTCGTGTCGACGGGCGTGCGCGCCGAGGACGGCGAGTACTTCATCGACGGCGAGCTGACCCTGCACGGCGTCACCAAGCCGGTCACCCTGACCGCCGAGGTCGGTGGCTTCGCCGACGGCATGGCCGAGGGCACCAAGGTTTTCGGTATCTCCGCCACCACCGAGATCAAGCGCAGCGACTTCGGCATCGGCGCCACCATCCCGGCCGCCGTGGTGAGCGACAAGGTGAAGATCGAGCTGAACATCGAGGCCGGCCTGCAGGCCTGA
- a CDS encoding glycoside hydrolase family 16 protein: protein MVRRVIILVACVVLVGVAILAVRVTSERFDDSGEQASPTGITAAPSTAVITPERSGEAAANYGWRLTAQDDFDGRRVDRTKWNIYDGFNPVSGETLSESQCVVKGGTLTLVGDGDATAATCGIAWREDQTYGRWEVRARFPAPADHDFNPVLLLWPESDTNTDGEIDFAEIYDPARQYVESWLHGPGNVDAGHTRKDLDITQWHNYAVEWQPDHVTCYIDGVAWATYGAPGTIPSVPMHLAIQQNHNKHKAEPPIRSTAEVDWVRIYE from the coding sequence GTGGTGCGTCGCGTAATCATCCTGGTCGCCTGCGTAGTACTCGTGGGTGTCGCGATTCTCGCCGTACGGGTGACATCCGAGCGCTTCGACGACTCGGGCGAGCAGGCCTCGCCGACCGGGATCACCGCGGCGCCGAGCACCGCCGTGATCACCCCGGAGCGGTCCGGCGAGGCCGCGGCCAACTACGGCTGGCGGCTGACCGCGCAGGACGACTTCGACGGCCGCCGGGTCGACCGGACCAAGTGGAACATCTACGACGGGTTCAACCCGGTCTCCGGCGAGACGCTGAGCGAGAGCCAGTGCGTGGTGAAGGGCGGCACGCTCACCCTCGTCGGTGACGGCGACGCCACCGCCGCCACCTGCGGCATCGCGTGGCGCGAGGACCAGACCTACGGCCGGTGGGAGGTGCGGGCGCGCTTCCCGGCGCCTGCCGACCACGACTTCAACCCGGTGCTGCTGCTGTGGCCGGAGAGCGACACCAACACCGACGGCGAGATCGACTTCGCCGAGATCTACGACCCCGCGCGTCAGTACGTGGAGAGCTGGCTGCACGGGCCGGGCAACGTCGACGCCGGCCACACGCGCAAGGACCTCGACATCACCCAGTGGCACAACTACGCCGTGGAGTGGCAGCCCGACCACGTCACCTGCTACATCGACGGCGTCGCGTGGGCGACCTACGGCGCGCCCGGCACCATCCCGAGCGTGCCGATGCACCTGGCCATCCAGCAGAACCACAACAAGCACAAGGCCGAGCCGCCGATCCGGAGCACGGCCGAGGTCGACTGGGTGCGCATCTACGAGTGA
- a CDS encoding glycosyltransferase family 2 protein → MTSFDTTVVICAYTEERWDDLTAAVASARDQSAPPREIIVVIDHNPELERRAAAEFVGVTVVPNAGRRGLSGARNTAVGLAKGDVIAFLDDDAEAAPDWLEQLLAGYRDRDVLAVGGSARPRWPGGQRPAKLPAGRGSVHGELDWVVGCTYTGQPTAEAPVRNLMGCNMSFRREAFTLAGLFSEDLGRIGRTPLGCEETELCIRLRQASPGARIVFRPQAVVRHRVTPERTTWAYLRRRGWGEGLSKAYVSRLVGSEAALSTERDYLSRTIPAAVVREFGRLALFRTSGAAGVLGLVTVVSSTAAGYLRGKAQIRPARPRPSSSLVHGPIHIATVDARTAPEELPVPHRPVGHYRAAQVLVRDGDRTLDVLLLPVERGVVRLPKLATAPAPRRRPEFTRPPVSVVIPTAYRKRQAVASARAALAAGYPDLEVIVVDNLPRLPEGDDWLRAEVEALGARYVVEPRKGVSIARNTGARVASHGLIAFVDENITVEPGWFDAVTEEFAADPAVGCVTSLVLPASLETDAEVLFERLKGYSNSVRWQRIDRDTAREDPLYPLSMARYGPGSCATWRREVFEELGGFDPLLGAGTPTMAGEDLDLFVRLAYAGGTVVHTPHAVARHIHRADWLELRERMRGYGVGLAAMLVLSVRRRPVSAFSILRRVPRGAARLASRTPELPLSDRAARSRLRQLRRDERLGLLGGAAALMRARGEAGSGRR, encoded by the coding sequence ATGACCTCGTTCGACACCACCGTGGTGATCTGCGCCTACACCGAAGAACGCTGGGACGACCTGACCGCGGCGGTCGCCTCCGCCCGCGACCAGTCCGCGCCGCCGCGCGAGATCATCGTGGTCATCGACCACAACCCGGAGCTGGAGCGGCGGGCCGCCGCGGAGTTCGTCGGCGTGACGGTGGTGCCCAACGCCGGGCGGCGCGGCCTGTCCGGCGCCCGCAACACCGCGGTCGGGCTCGCCAAGGGCGACGTGATCGCGTTCCTCGACGACGACGCCGAAGCCGCGCCGGACTGGCTGGAGCAGCTGCTGGCCGGCTACCGCGACCGGGACGTGCTGGCCGTCGGCGGCTCGGCCCGCCCGCGCTGGCCCGGCGGGCAGCGGCCGGCCAAGCTCCCGGCCGGCCGCGGATCGGTGCACGGCGAACTGGACTGGGTCGTCGGCTGCACCTACACCGGGCAGCCCACCGCGGAGGCGCCGGTGCGCAACCTGATGGGCTGCAACATGTCCTTCCGCCGCGAGGCGTTCACGCTCGCCGGGCTGTTCTCCGAGGACCTCGGCCGCATCGGGCGCACGCCGCTCGGCTGCGAGGAGACCGAGCTGTGCATCCGGCTGCGCCAGGCCTCGCCCGGCGCGCGGATCGTGTTCCGGCCGCAGGCGGTGGTGCGCCACCGCGTCACCCCGGAACGCACCACCTGGGCGTACCTGCGCCGCCGCGGCTGGGGTGAAGGGCTGTCCAAGGCCTACGTCTCGCGCCTGGTCGGCAGCGAGGCGGCGCTGTCCACCGAGCGCGACTACCTGAGCCGGACCATCCCGGCCGCGGTGGTGCGCGAATTCGGGCGGCTCGCGTTGTTCCGCACGTCCGGCGCGGCCGGCGTGCTCGGGCTGGTGACCGTGGTGTCCTCGACCGCGGCCGGGTACCTGCGCGGCAAGGCGCAGATCCGCCCGGCGCGGCCGCGCCCGTCGTCGTCGCTGGTGCACGGCCCGATCCACATCGCCACCGTGGACGCCCGCACCGCGCCCGAGGAACTGCCCGTGCCGCACCGGCCGGTCGGCCACTACCGCGCGGCGCAGGTGCTCGTCCGCGACGGCGACCGCACCCTCGACGTCCTGCTGCTCCCGGTGGAACGCGGCGTCGTGCGGCTGCCGAAGCTGGCGACCGCGCCCGCCCCGCGGCGACGGCCGGAGTTCACCCGGCCACCGGTCAGCGTCGTGATCCCGACCGCGTACCGCAAGCGGCAGGCCGTGGCCAGCGCCCGCGCCGCGCTGGCGGCCGGGTACCCGGACCTCGAGGTGATCGTGGTCGACAACCTGCCGCGGCTGCCCGAGGGCGACGACTGGCTGCGCGCCGAGGTGGAGGCGCTGGGCGCGCGGTACGTCGTGGAGCCGCGCAAGGGCGTCAGCATCGCCCGCAACACCGGCGCCCGCGTCGCGAGCCACGGCCTGATCGCGTTCGTCGACGAGAACATCACCGTCGAACCCGGCTGGTTCGACGCCGTCACCGAGGAGTTCGCCGCCGACCCCGCGGTCGGGTGCGTGACCTCGCTCGTACTGCCCGCCAGCCTGGAGACCGACGCCGAGGTCCTGTTCGAACGGCTCAAGGGCTACAGCAATTCGGTGCGGTGGCAGCGGATCGACCGGGACACCGCGCGCGAGGACCCGCTCTACCCGCTGTCCATGGCGCGCTACGGCCCGGGCAGCTGCGCGACCTGGCGGCGGGAGGTCTTCGAGGAGCTCGGCGGTTTCGACCCGCTGCTCGGCGCGGGCACCCCGACGATGGCGGGGGAGGACCTGGACCTGTTCGTGCGGCTGGCCTACGCCGGCGGCACGGTGGTCCACACCCCGCACGCCGTGGCCCGGCACATCCACCGCGCCGACTGGCTCGAACTGCGGGAGCGGATGCGCGGCTACGGCGTCGGCCTGGCCGCGATGCTCGTGCTGTCCGTGCGGCGCCGCCCGGTTTCGGCGTTCTCGATCCTGCGCCGGGTGCCCCGCGGGGCGGCCCGGCTCGCGTCCCGCACCCCGGAGCTCCCGCTGTCCGACCGCGCCGCCCGGTCGCGGTTGCGGCAGCTGCGCCGCGACGAGCGCCTCGGGCTGCTGGGTGGCGCGGCGGCGCTGATGCGGGCCCGGGGTGAGGCCGGATCCGGCCGCCGGTGA
- a CDS encoding malonic semialdehyde reductase: protein MTSTASLADALHVPQDVQDLLFREARTANSFSDEPVSEEQIQAIYDLVKWAPTSMNTQPLRALVIRTEEGKQRLLPHMSEGNRAKTASAPVTVVLAADTDFHENLPKTFPHKPDAKDLFADETGREGFARLNSLLQVGYFIIGVRAAGLAAGPMTGFDAAGVDKEFFADRNWKSLVVVNVGKPGENPWFDRLPRLDYDEVVETV, encoded by the coding sequence ATGACTTCGACCGCCAGTCTCGCCGACGCCCTCCACGTCCCGCAGGACGTGCAGGACCTGCTGTTCCGCGAAGCGCGCACCGCGAACTCGTTCTCCGACGAGCCGGTCAGCGAGGAGCAGATCCAGGCGATCTACGACCTGGTGAAGTGGGCGCCGACGTCGATGAACACCCAGCCGCTGCGCGCGCTGGTGATCCGCACCGAGGAGGGCAAGCAGCGGCTGCTGCCGCACATGTCCGAGGGCAACCGCGCCAAGACCGCGAGCGCCCCGGTGACCGTCGTGCTGGCCGCCGACACCGACTTCCACGAGAACCTGCCCAAGACCTTCCCGCACAAGCCGGACGCGAAGGACCTCTTCGCCGACGAGACCGGCCGCGAGGGCTTCGCCCGCCTGAACTCCCTGCTGCAGGTCGGCTACTTCATCATCGGCGTGCGCGCCGCCGGGCTGGCCGCCGGCCCGATGACCGGCTTCGACGCCGCCGGCGTCGACAAGGAGTTCTTCGCCGACCGCAACTGGAAGTCCCTGGTCGTGGTGAACGTCGGCAAGCCGGGCGAGAACCCGTGGTTCGACCGGCTGCCCCGCCTGGACTACGACGAGGTCGTCGAGACCGTCTGA
- the thrS gene encoding threonine--tRNA ligase: MNQPSSAAAAPAASVVVPAGTTAGAAIREAGLPTKGPDAIVVVRDADGRLRDLAWAPEADASVEPVAANTEDGRSVIRHSAAHVLAQAVQQQFPEAKLGIGPPVKDGFYYDFLVDKPFTPEDLQALEKRMKQIIKGAQQFSRRRFDSVDQAREELADEPFKLELIDLKSDVDTSEVMEVGGGELTIYDNLDPRTKERVWSDLCRGPHVPTTKFIPAFKLTRVAAAYWRGNEKNPQLQRIYGTAWESAEAQDAHLERLAEAERRDHRRLGAELDLFSFPEEIGSGLPVFHPKGGIIRRELENYSRRRHEESGYEFVNTPHITKSGLFYTSGHLPYYADTMFPPLPLEGEEYYLKAMNCPMHHLIFKSRGRSYRELPLRLFEFGTVYRYEKSGVVHGLTRVRGLTMDDSHIYCTQEQMPGELRSLLRFVLDLLADYGLSDFYLELSTRGDSDKFIGSDEEWEEATETLRQAAVDSGLELVPDPGGAAYYGPKISVQAKDAIGRSWQMSTIQLDFNHPKRFELTYTAADGSRKQPVVIHRALFGSIERFFGVLTEHYAGAFPAWLAPVQVVGIPIADEHAEHLRGVEKALRAKGIRVEVDTSDDRMQKKIRTHTTQKVPFMVLAGAKDVEAGAVSFRFRDGSQINGVPVADAVEAITSWVERRENSSPTAEALKAVLP; this comes from the coding sequence GTGAACCAGCCGTCGTCCGCCGCAGCCGCACCCGCCGCCAGCGTGGTGGTGCCGGCCGGGACCACGGCCGGAGCCGCGATCCGCGAGGCGGGCCTGCCGACCAAGGGGCCGGACGCGATCGTCGTCGTCCGCGACGCCGACGGGCGCCTGCGCGACCTGGCGTGGGCGCCCGAAGCGGACGCCTCCGTGGAGCCCGTCGCGGCGAACACCGAGGACGGCCGCAGCGTCATCCGCCACTCCGCGGCGCACGTGCTCGCCCAGGCCGTGCAGCAGCAGTTCCCGGAGGCCAAGCTCGGCATCGGCCCGCCCGTGAAGGACGGCTTCTACTACGACTTCCTCGTGGACAAGCCGTTCACCCCGGAGGACCTGCAGGCGCTCGAGAAGCGCATGAAGCAGATCATCAAGGGGGCGCAGCAGTTCTCCCGCCGCCGCTTCGACTCGGTCGACCAGGCGCGCGAAGAGCTGGCCGACGAGCCGTTCAAGCTCGAATTGATCGACCTGAAGTCCGATGTGGACACCTCCGAGGTGATGGAGGTCGGCGGCGGCGAGCTGACGATCTACGACAACCTCGACCCGCGCACCAAGGAGCGCGTGTGGAGCGACCTGTGCCGCGGGCCGCACGTGCCCACCACGAAGTTCATCCCGGCGTTCAAGCTGACCCGCGTGGCCGCCGCCTACTGGCGCGGCAACGAGAAGAACCCGCAGCTGCAGCGCATCTACGGCACCGCGTGGGAGTCGGCCGAGGCGCAGGACGCCCACCTGGAGCGGCTGGCCGAGGCGGAGCGCCGCGACCACCGCCGTCTCGGCGCGGAGCTGGACCTGTTCTCCTTCCCCGAGGAGATCGGCTCCGGCCTGCCGGTGTTCCACCCGAAGGGCGGCATCATCCGCCGCGAGCTGGAGAACTACTCGCGCCGCCGCCACGAGGAGTCCGGCTACGAGTTCGTCAACACCCCCCACATCACCAAGAGCGGGCTGTTCTACACCTCGGGCCACCTGCCCTACTACGCCGACACGATGTTCCCGCCGCTGCCCCTGGAGGGCGAGGAGTACTACCTCAAGGCGATGAACTGCCCGATGCACCACCTGATCTTCAAGTCGCGCGGGCGGTCCTACCGCGAGCTGCCGCTGCGGCTGTTCGAGTTCGGCACGGTGTACCGGTACGAGAAGTCCGGTGTGGTGCACGGCCTGACCCGGGTGCGCGGGCTGACCATGGACGACTCGCACATCTACTGCACCCAGGAGCAGATGCCGGGCGAGCTGCGGTCGCTGCTGCGGTTCGTGCTCGACCTGCTGGCCGACTACGGCCTGTCCGACTTCTACCTGGAGCTGTCCACCCGCGGCGACTCGGACAAGTTCATCGGCTCGGACGAGGAGTGGGAGGAGGCCACCGAAACGCTGCGGCAGGCCGCCGTCGACTCCGGCCTGGAACTGGTGCCGGACCCGGGCGGCGCGGCCTACTACGGCCCGAAGATCTCGGTGCAGGCCAAGGACGCCATCGGCCGGTCCTGGCAGATGTCGACCATCCAGCTGGACTTCAACCACCCCAAGCGGTTCGAGCTGACCTACACCGCCGCCGACGGCAGCCGCAAGCAGCCGGTCGTCATCCACCGCGCGCTGTTCGGCTCGATCGAGCGGTTCTTCGGCGTGCTCACCGAGCACTACGCCGGCGCGTTCCCGGCGTGGCTGGCGCCGGTGCAGGTGGTCGGCATCCCGATCGCCGACGAGCACGCCGAGCACCTGCGGGGTGTGGAGAAGGCGTTGCGCGCCAAGGGGATCCGCGTCGAGGTGGACACCAGCGACGACCGGATGCAGAAGAAGATCCGCACCCACACCACGCAGAAGGTGCCGTTCATGGTGCTGGCCGGCGCCAAGGACGTCGAGGCGGGCGCGGTGTCGTTCCGGTTCCGGGACGGCAGCCAGATCAACGGGGTGCCGGTGGCCGACGCGGTGGAGGCCATCACGAGCTGGGTCGAGCGGAGGGAGAACAGCTCGCCGACGGCCGAGGCGCTGAAGGCGGTCCTGCCTTGA
- a CDS encoding HIT family protein: protein MTEPELVGQDGVGVPDALQRLWTPHRLAYVQGQDKPEGDEPEGCPFCRLLGMDDADALIIARGEHVWAVLNLYPYNPGHLMVLPYRHVADYPDLTAEETRELAEFTQHAMKVVRSVSGAHGFNIGMNQGVIAGAGIAAHLHQHLVPRWGGDANFMPVIGQTKVLPQLLGETRELLSDAWKRVQ from the coding sequence TTGACCGAGCCGGAGCTGGTGGGCCAGGACGGCGTCGGGGTGCCGGACGCGCTGCAGCGCCTGTGGACCCCGCACCGGCTCGCTTACGTGCAGGGGCAGGACAAGCCGGAGGGCGACGAGCCCGAGGGGTGCCCGTTCTGCCGCCTGCTCGGCATGGACGACGCCGACGCGCTGATCATCGCGCGGGGTGAGCACGTGTGGGCGGTGCTGAACCTGTACCCGTACAACCCCGGGCACCTGATGGTGCTGCCGTACCGGCACGTGGCGGACTACCCGGACCTGACGGCGGAGGAGACGCGGGAGCTGGCGGAGTTCACCCAGCACGCGATGAAGGTGGTGCGGTCGGTGTCCGGGGCGCACGGGTTCAACATCGGGATGAACCAGGGCGTGATCGCGGGCGCCGGCATCGCGGCGCACCTGCACCAGCACCTGGTGCCCCGCTGGGGCGGGGACGCGAACTTCATGCCGGTGATCGGCCAGACGAAGGTGCTGCCCCAGCTGCTCGGCGAGACGCGCGAGCTGCTCTCGGACGCCTGGAAACGGGTCCAGTAG
- a CDS encoding glycosyltransferase family 2 protein: MSAAAVSVCVPAYQSGRYIADTVSSVLSQTFDDFELVVLDNASTDETPDVLRGFTDPRLKVLRNDRVLPLAENWNRVVAESSGRFVKLVCADDLLHPDCLRRQYEVLATDPAIALVCSRRDMINETGEVLAANRGLRGLIGRHEASTVIRKIVRHGGNPLGEPGGALFRRAQFDAVGGWDARWKFPMDLALWIGLLGHGDFFGQRESLAAFRIGRDSLSARAQRAEYAEQRALSEGLASDPVWGVRPVDRLVGAAMAPGARLRRQALFLVARRQGERG; the protein is encoded by the coding sequence GTGAGCGCGGCCGCGGTCTCCGTGTGCGTCCCCGCCTACCAGTCCGGCCGGTACATCGCCGACACCGTCTCCAGCGTCCTTTCCCAGACCTTCGACGACTTCGAGCTCGTCGTACTGGACAATGCCTCGACCGACGAGACCCCGGACGTCCTGCGGGGCTTCACCGATCCGCGGCTCAAGGTGCTCCGCAACGACCGTGTGCTGCCGCTGGCGGAGAACTGGAACCGCGTGGTGGCCGAATCTAGCGGCCGTTTCGTGAAGCTGGTGTGCGCTGACGACCTGCTGCACCCCGACTGCCTGCGCCGCCAGTACGAGGTGCTGGCGACCGACCCGGCGATCGCGCTGGTGTGCTCGCGCCGCGACATGATCAACGAGACCGGCGAGGTGCTCGCCGCGAACCGGGGGCTGCGCGGACTGATCGGCCGCCACGAGGCGAGCACGGTGATCCGCAAGATCGTCCGGCACGGCGGCAACCCGCTCGGGGAGCCCGGCGGCGCGCTGTTCCGGCGCGCCCAGTTCGACGCGGTCGGCGGGTGGGACGCGCGCTGGAAGTTCCCGATGGACCTGGCGCTGTGGATCGGACTGCTGGGCCACGGCGACTTTTTCGGCCAGCGGGAGTCCCTGGCGGCGTTCCGGATCGGGCGGGACTCCCTGTCGGCGCGGGCGCAGCGCGCGGAGTACGCCGAGCAGCGCGCGCTGTCCGAGGGGCTGGCCAGCGATCCGGTGTGGGGCGTGCGCCCGGTCGACCGGCTCGTCGGCGCGGCGATGGCGCCGGGCGCGCGGCTGCGGAGGCAGGCGCTGTTCCTGGTCGCGAGGCGGCAGGGCGAGCGGGGCTAG
- a CDS encoding MarR family winged helix-turn-helix transcriptional regulator, with amino-acid sequence MSEPRWLSEDEQRVWRSFSVAVTMLRGHVDSQLQRDARMPHTYYEVLVVLSEAPGRTLRMSELAEKCHSSRSRLSHAVARLEANGWVRRDSCGTDKRGSFAKLTDRGFAALEAAAPGHVEAVREALFDALTPDQVRALGEISDAIRDKLTPRCAEAVAAEEARLDRLA; translated from the coding sequence ATGTCCGAACCGCGATGGCTCAGCGAAGACGAACAGCGTGTGTGGCGCTCGTTCTCGGTCGCCGTCACCATGCTGCGCGGCCACGTGGATTCCCAGCTCCAGCGCGACGCCCGCATGCCGCACACCTACTACGAGGTCCTCGTCGTGCTGTCCGAGGCCCCCGGCCGCACGCTGCGGATGAGCGAACTGGCCGAGAAGTGCCATTCGTCACGCAGCCGGCTCTCCCACGCGGTCGCCCGCCTCGAGGCCAACGGCTGGGTGCGCCGGGACAGCTGCGGCACCGACAAGCGCGGCTCGTTCGCGAAGCTGACCGACCGTGGCTTCGCCGCACTCGAAGCCGCAGCTCCCGGGCACGTCGAGGCCGTCCGCGAGGCCCTGTTCGACGCGCTCACCCCGGACCAGGTGCGCGCGCTGGGGGAGATCTCCGACGCGATCCGCGACAAGCTCACGCCCCGCTGCGCCGAGGCCGTCGCGGCCGAGGAAGCCCGGCTGGACCGCCTCGCCTGA
- a CDS encoding acyltransferase encodes MNQTRSLGRRLKDQVHIELWSMTVGAIVNGLLGSALVPRPLRLLGYRAFGARIHSGNIFPGLRIHGALRNVEIGRRTFLNAECYLESVGPITIGAACQFGPQVMIITSHHPTLPDGTVSRVAEARPVVIGDRVWVGARAQILPGVRIADDAVIAAGAVVARDCPVPGVYAGVPARLVRQTSVVAEPA; translated from the coding sequence GTGAACCAGACCCGGTCCCTGGGACGGCGGCTGAAGGACCAGGTGCACATCGAGCTGTGGTCGATGACCGTCGGCGCGATCGTGAACGGCCTGCTCGGCAGCGCGCTGGTGCCGCGGCCGCTGCGGCTGCTGGGCTACCGCGCGTTCGGCGCGCGCATCCACTCCGGGAACATCTTCCCGGGGCTGCGGATCCACGGCGCGCTGCGCAACGTCGAGATCGGCCGCCGCACGTTCCTCAACGCCGAGTGCTACCTGGAGTCGGTCGGGCCGATCACGATCGGCGCGGCCTGCCAGTTCGGCCCCCAGGTCATGATCATCACCTCGCACCACCCGACGCTGCCCGACGGCACGGTGTCCCGCGTCGCCGAGGCCAGGCCGGTCGTGATCGGCGACCGGGTGTGGGTCGGCGCGCGGGCGCAGATCCTGCCCGGCGTGCGCATCGCCGACGACGCGGTGATCGCCGCCGGCGCGGTGGTGGCGCGGGACTGCCCGGTGCCCGGCGTCTACGCCGGGGTGCCTGCCCGCCTGGTGCGGCAGACGTCCGTCGTGGCGGAGCCGGCGTGA